The genomic window CAGGTCTTAGCCCTCTTTTGATCAGCAATACCTCTGCATCGAGGTCTACCACCATTCTTTCGGTAAAGACAGACAGCAGGCAGAGTGCGGCAAGGATTCCAAAGATCCACATCATGGCTTTGTTGTCGGAATTATAGCCTATCCAGGCCATGACGGCCAGACCGATAACAATTACCATGGTAAATCCATACTGCCTCTTCAGTATATAACGGTTTCCTTCTCTTCTGAAATTTTCAGTTCCTTTTTCCATTTTCATTTTTATTTAAGTTGTACTTCATTTACTGTAATTTCCTTGCACCAGAAATAGATAAATACATGGGCCTCTTCGGCAGAACTTTGAGAAGAGAAATTGTCGAGGGAGGCTCCTGAAAATATAATCTTCTGAATAATGCGGTTATCTTTTCCCGTAACTTTCAGTTCGCCGGAAATCTCGTTGGCGTAATTGGTAATCAGCTGTAAAAGAGCCGTATCCATGGTATCAAAATCGATGGCTATGAAATATTTTTTGGCTGCGGAAGGATCATCCGAAGGCGGAAAACCTGCCGACATCCCTTTTGACGGATTACTGAATGCCAATGAAACAGAACGTGGCTGATAACGGGAAATTCCTTTCGTGGTTTTTACAGACAATTCAATTTTATTCTCCGGTTTCGTTTCGGTCTGTGCATAGCAGCATACAGAAAACAGTAAGAATGAAAAGAATACAATCTGGCGAATGCTTTTGATAGATCCGTGAAAACTCATAATAGGTAATTTGGTAGAAACTTTTGACATCAATATTAGTACTATAATTTATTTTGACGTGGTCATAATTGGTATTCTGCAAAAAATGCTTTTTATTGAGTTGCTATTATTTTGAATATGGTATGATTGCTTATTTGGAATGCTATTAATTAAGAAAAACAAAATATGCGAAAGATACCTCATTTTACTACATTTGCATCTATACCCGGATGATTATGAAAAACATTCATTTTCTAAAATTTTTTTTTTCGATATCTACAATTATTTTGTTGACCTGCCCCATGCTATCCGTAAAAGCGCAGGCTTCCTTTTCCCGATCGGAAAAGATGGCGAACCTGGGCTATTTTTATCGGTTTACGGATACGGTGAAAAGCAAAAAGCTTCTGGCAGATGCCCTTTCCCTGGCAAGAGCTACGGGATCCAAACGAGATCAAGTGATCTGTCTTACTTTATCGTCCTTCACCTACCGCAAACTGCGTGATATTAAAAAATTCAGTTTATGTGCAGAACAGGCGTATGATATTTCCACTACGACTGATGATGAATATGCAAAAGCTTACGGATATATGGCGATGGGTACCTTTAAGGCTTATTTTGATGAAAAAGCAGAAGCGCTGAATTATAGACTGAAAGGGTACGCTTTATTCAAAAAACTTCGTTTATATTCACAGTGTGCTCAGATTAGTTCCGATATTTCTTACCTTTTTTCACCAGGCTCGGATGCGAAAATAAAAAAATATGCCCGTGAGGCTTTGTACTACGCAAAAAAGTCGCGGGATTTGGAAAGTATTCTCTATGCCCGCCTTGCCTATGGTTCTTATCTTATCCAAATGACCGAAAAACAAAGAAAAAATGATAAACTTTGGAAAAATGCGGTGAAGTTTCAGGAACAGACGACCACCTTTGCCTCATCAAACTATACGAAAATTTCAAGTAAAACCAATATTGCGATATCTCATATCAATTTGGCTGCTCTCTATGTGCAAAGGGTAAGACAGATGAACGAAAAACTGTTTCTAAAAGAACTCGAAACAGCTGAGAGTATCAGTAAAAAATATTACATAAAAAGTATTTATGGAAACAGTCTAGGAATGCGTGGGCAATATTTTATGCTGAATGGCGAATATGAAAAAGCAAAACGTATGTTCAACGAAGGGATTGCTTACCAGCACAGTCTTCCCTATACGGATAATGAGATGTATGCAAATTTTCATCAATCTCTGAAAGAAATAGCCGCTGCTCAAAAAGATTATCATTCTTATTACAGATATGATCAGATTTTCAGTAAATACAACCAACTGAACTACGATGAAAACCTGCAGTCCAACCTGCAGAACGCAGAAATTAAATTTGAGTCCGAAAAGAAAATGCTGAGAATACGGCAATTGGAAAATGAAGCAAGGCTGCAAAAAAAGAATAAACAGTTGGGCTATGTGATTTCCGCCATTCTTTTCCTGATCATTATTTTTATTTATATTTCATTTTATTACCGAAAAAGATACTACCGCAAACAGGCAGAAAACCTTCAACAACAGCAGATCAACAATCAGCTTAAGCTCGATCTTCTGGAAAAAGATACCCTGGAACACCTTTTGGAAAAGCTTTCAATGGAAAGGAGGTTTCTAAGGTCTCAGATGGACCCGCACTTTATATTCAATGCCCTTGGAAATATCCAAAGCGTTATTTTGCAGGGAGATAAAGCGAAAGCCGTTATGTATTTAAGTAAATTTGCAAAACTTACAAGGGATATCCTTGATCATTCGCGCCAGGAATCCGTTACTTTGGAGGAAGAAACCGAAACCCTGAAAACTTATATCGAGCTGCAGCAGCTTCGGCTCCAAAATGCTTTCGATTACGAATTTGTTTTTGGAGAAGAGGTCGGCATGCAGGAACAGATCCCTCCGCTGCTCATACAGCCGCTTGTTGAAAATGCCATAGAACACGGCCTGAAGCCATTGGAAAAGCGAAAAGGAAAACTGGCCCTGACGTTTAAAAAGCAATCTGAAAACATCCTGATCTGCGTGGTGAAAGACAATGGGATAGGTTTGGAAGCCTCCAAAAAGAATCAGAAAATCAGCAGCCACCTGCCGCTGGCAACACGGATTACCCAGGAACGGCTTTCCCTGTATTCAGGAAAAAGAAAAGATCCTGCAATTTCCTATTTTTATACTGCCAGTTCAGAAAACGGCTGTACCGTAACTATTCACATTCCTTTATTATAAAATATGTATAAAGCTGTTATTATTGAAGACGAATACCATTTGAGAGAAGCTCTTTCCCTGCTGCTGGACATGGCAGTACCCGGCAAAATCCAGATAATTGGTTACGCGGAAGGACTGCCGGATGCCGTTACCCTGATCGACAGGCTGAAACCTGACCTCGTATTTTTGGATATCAAACTGAAAAACGGGACCGGGTTTGAAGTCCTAAGTAAAATAAAATTCAAAGATTTCCATCTTATTTTTACCACAGCTTATGAAGAATATGCGGTCCGCGCCTTTAAATTTAATGCCATAGACTATCTGCTGAAACCTATCGATCCGGAAGAGCTGAAAAACACTATTGAACGCATTGAAAACAACAGACGGAAATATGTAGATTTAGATTCGTTGCCACCCATTTCTGCAGAATCCGGAAATATTCCCGAAAGAATTGTACTTCCGACCCAGGAAGCCATGCATGTGGTGAAGCTGAAAAGTATTGTGCGCTGTGAAACATCCGGCTCCTACACGACATTTTTTCTTGAGAATGAAAAAAAAATTATTGTCTCCAAGCCGCTCAAGTATTATGAAGAGATCCTGGCGCCTCCGGGTTTTATGAGGGTGCACCAGTCTCATCTCATTAATGTAGATTTTATTACCAGCTATTCGAAAGACGGAATGATTACGCTACAGGACAATAGCACAATTCCTGTATCACGGGCCAACAGAGAATGTTTTTTCAGACTGCTGAAAAATGAACCGGAATGAATATTCCCGAATACCAACCCCAACTGTACAAATACAAATCCGTCTGTTCTAAAAGTCAAGTCCTTATCACGCCCATGCCTGCACACCCCTACTTTTGTATAAAATTAACTGATTATGAGCAACAAAACATTGGCAATTCTATCCTATATTACCATCATCGGCTGGCTTATCGCTTATTTTAAAAGTAAGGACCATACGCACAAAAATGATGTTGTAACTTATCATTTAGAGCAGGGACTGGGTTTTTTTATCGTCTCTATCGTACTTAATATCCTTCTTTCCGTGATTACTTCCATTGTTCCGTCGCTTTACTTTATCAATATCATAGGCATCGTACTGCTGATCATCTGGATCATAGGTATCGTCCATGCGGCCAATGAAGAAAAAAAACCAATTCCGCTGATCGGAAAAATATTCGAAGGACAATTCGGATTTCTTCATAAGTAAGATGACTTACTTCTCCCCTCTTATACAAAACTGTTATTTATATAAATGAAAAAATTTTACACCATGGCGATAATGGCTTTGCCCATTATCGCTTTTTCTCAGGTAGGGATCAACACCACCAATCCCTTGGGAATTTTACACATCGACGGAGCGAAAGATAACCCGATTTCCGGAACCCCGAATGCCAGCCAGCAGGCCAATGATATTGTAGCTACCGCAGATGGAAGGTTGGGAATAGGAACCCTATCTCCTACTGCGAGACTGGAACTGAACACCGCAAGCGGCAGCGCCCTAAAAATTACCGACGGCACACAAGGCATCGGGAAAGTGCTTACTTCAGACGCTTCCGGACTTGCCATCTGGCAGAGTATACCCGCCTGGGGAATCTCTGGAAACAATGCAACTGACGCGACGGCTCTCAATGCTTTGGGGACAAAATTCATCGGAACCACTGATGCCCATTCGTTTGTTATTAAAACCAACAACAATTTGGCAGGCTATATCGGGACCGCGTCCTCTGATAATCTTACCCTTGGAGTAAATGCCGGGAAATCCGATACAACGGGTAATCTGAACGTTTTTTTGGGTAACGAGGCGGGTGCCGCCAATACCGTGGGAAGCTCCAATGTGTTTGTCGGACCGTACTCAGGGACTTCCAATATCGGAGGGAACTCCAATGTTTTCATGGGTTATAATTCCGGAAGCAACAGCACCGGTGATGCCAATGCTTTTGTAGGAACATGGGCGGGAAATACCAATACGAGCGGAGGATACAATGTATTTATGGGATATCAGGCGGGAAAAAGCAATACTTCAGGAAGCAATAATGTTGCTTTGGGAACCTTGGCTGGGAATACCATTACCACGGGCGGTAACAATACTTTTATAGGAACCGGTGCAGACGCAGATTCCAACAACCTTACCAACGCCACCGCGATCGGTTACGGAGCGAAAGTAAGCAGCAGCAACAGCCTGGTACTGGGAGGTACAGGAAGTGTAGCGGTAAATGTAGGCATAGGAACCTCTTCCCCGGCCTCCAGACTGGAAGTCGATGGTGCCTCTACCAACAAATTAGCTTACAACGCCGGAGCTTCTGCCACCATTGATTTCTCAAAAAGTAATCTTGCCTATACAACGGCAAGCGCTACAGCCTTTACCCTAAACAACGTTAAAGACGGCGGAACCTATACCCTGAGTGTTCGGGGAACGACAAGCGGAACCTCCTCCTTTACGGCCTCAGGCTTTACGGTAAAATACGTGCACAACACGGCAACGATCGCCAATAAGGAAACCCTGTACACCTTTATGGTGATCGGGACTACGGTATATGTTCATATGATTTCAGGATTTTAAAAGGCTCCATTTCATATGAAAAAGTATATTTTAAGATATTTTATCCTGACGTTATCGGTAGTAACCACAGGAATAAAGGCTCAGATGGTAGGAACACCACACCTATCCTTTTATCCGGTAACAGCAAGATACGGAGGAACGGATCAGGATTACCTGTATTCCATTTCAAATACATCAGACGGAGGATTTATCATGGGAGGCTACTCTGCTTCGGCATC from Chryseobacterium sp. SORGH_AS_0447 includes these protein-coding regions:
- a CDS encoding sensor histidine kinase, whose product is MLSVKAQASFSRSEKMANLGYFYRFTDTVKSKKLLADALSLARATGSKRDQVICLTLSSFTYRKLRDIKKFSLCAEQAYDISTTTDDEYAKAYGYMAMGTFKAYFDEKAEALNYRLKGYALFKKLRLYSQCAQISSDISYLFSPGSDAKIKKYAREALYYAKKSRDLESILYARLAYGSYLIQMTEKQRKNDKLWKNAVKFQEQTTTFASSNYTKISSKTNIAISHINLAALYVQRVRQMNEKLFLKELETAESISKKYYIKSIYGNSLGMRGQYFMLNGEYEKAKRMFNEGIAYQHSLPYTDNEMYANFHQSLKEIAAAQKDYHSYYRYDQIFSKYNQLNYDENLQSNLQNAEIKFESEKKMLRIRQLENEARLQKKNKQLGYVISAILFLIIIFIYISFYYRKRYYRKQAENLQQQQINNQLKLDLLEKDTLEHLLEKLSMERRFLRSQMDPHFIFNALGNIQSVILQGDKAKAVMYLSKFAKLTRDILDHSRQESVTLEEETETLKTYIELQQLRLQNAFDYEFVFGEEVGMQEQIPPLLIQPLVENAIEHGLKPLEKRKGKLALTFKKQSENILICVVKDNGIGLEASKKNQKISSHLPLATRITQERLSLYSGKRKDPAISYFYTASSENGCTVTIHIPLL
- a CDS encoding LytTR family DNA-binding domain-containing protein; translated protein: MYKAVIIEDEYHLREALSLLLDMAVPGKIQIIGYAEGLPDAVTLIDRLKPDLVFLDIKLKNGTGFEVLSKIKFKDFHLIFTTAYEEYAVRAFKFNAIDYLLKPIDPEELKNTIERIENNRRKYVDLDSLPPISAESGNIPERIVLPTQEAMHVVKLKSIVRCETSGSYTTFFLENEKKIIVSKPLKYYEEILAPPGFMRVHQSHLINVDFITSYSKDGMITLQDNSTIPVSRANRECFFRLLKNEPE
- a CDS encoding DUF4870 domain-containing protein; the protein is MSNKTLAILSYITIIGWLIAYFKSKDHTHKNDVVTYHLEQGLGFFIVSIVLNILLSVITSIVPSLYFINIIGIVLLIIWIIGIVHAANEEKKPIPLIGKIFEGQFGFLHK